The sequence AATCTCGAATAAACGGCGTTTTGGGGTGTTCGACGGACGGAATATTAGACACTCATAGGGGAGGAGGGAAGGGAAGGGAAGTGGGGAGGAACATCATGCTCGGCAGGTGATGATGGGAGAAGGTGGCCTACCATTACTGtcaaagtagagagagagagagatagaaagagagagaaggggaaggATAAAGAAAGGAAATGAGGAGGTGGGTCTGGGGCCCGAAGAGGCAGGGGCCCAACAATCCACCTTTCGGTCTATCAAAGCGAGGACACGGACATTTACTTACCTCTCTCactccctccccctctccaaTCTTCTCTAATTAAAGCTATTGCTTTTACTCCATGCcatggctgctgctgctgctgctttattcgccatatatatatatatattacttaacAAGTGAGCACAATCATGGCGCAGATGGGCTCCTGCATGTGCAGAGAGATAAGAAGTGCCTCcccaagatttttttttttttcttttcttttttttgtgacCCTACCAATagacatattatttatatggaCTGTATAATTTCTGTAtgattttatgtaaaaaaataaaactgagTCCACTAGNCTTTTTTTTGTGACCCTACCAATagacatattatttatatggaCTGTATAATTTCTGTAtgattttatgtaaaaaaataaaactgagTCCACTAGTTTCAGTGCCACAACTGCAGATAAAAGTAAACATCAAAATGAGAAGTTCCTGACTGAGCAGATCGAATTTTGAGTGGAAAATGAAATGAATTGGCCCCATTTGAACTCCTCTTATTCACACCGCTACTAATCTCATAGATACAAGTGGTCCATGATGCTAAAATGTATGCGTAAAAATTATCATTACCAATTGCCTCTTACTCCCCAAGTAGAGTTGTCCAAAAGAATGATTCACATCCACCCTGGGTTTTTAACTACACCGGAAGAACGTAAGAGGGCGAGTAACTAGAAGCAGCAGCTAATGAGGGTTGATCAGTAAACCTGCATGTGCAAAGAATCAGAAGCAGCATCTGTGGCGAAAAGAAAACACTAGTGCTGCTGCAAGAACCGATCAGTTCCTCGTGCTCAAAATTGACCTGAATTCCACAACCAATGGAGCTAAAACATGGAGTAGAGGGTACTAAACAGAGAGTGATGCAAAACATAAGACCTATTCACTTGATGCGAGCTGATCAAACAGTGCCGCGCAATTATATGTGCACAACATCACAACATCAGAGTAATGCTATTGTCTCCGACAAGCTAAGTCTTAAAAGAGAAGGATATGATACATTGATCTTCCAACAAGCCCTAGAtaaagtataaatatttttcaaggaATTGAATAGTTTCGAAGTCAGAACTGTAGAAGTTTGACCAATATACAATAGACGATGAGTTCAAGATCCTAGAAGCACATTTTCACATACTAACGATAAATCAATACAGGTTCCTCAACTCAAACATGCCAAATAACTTTCTTGAATAAGGTactattaattagaaaaataattttcttgcCTTCAAACAAGCTGGAGAATCTAAATACATATGTTTCATGTTGAAGTCATGGATGTTATGCAGATCACAAAATCCATTGCGTTTTTCAAAGTTCAATTCGAGTATACCACACCACTTCTTGCCATACATTTTGGGAGCAAATGTAGGCGTTCCTATTAATTAAGAAAGCTACCTGAAAACCAGacttacaaaaaaaattctcaatacTGTCGCCTATTCAATGAGAACAAAGCATTCATCAACGTAGTACTTTGCAAGCCCCATGGTCATTCCATTATGACCAGATAAATGAAGTTGCGAAGCAAGAGAGGGGCAAGGTTTCAAATTCTACTTGTACGAGAGATGTGTCGATGAAGGCACACTATCTAGATAAATATGTTCATATTTTCCTGATTTGTTCACATTCTCCCTAACGCAGACAGCTCATCAAAGGGACACAAAGATTCATGCTATCTAATAATTAGTGAAAATTGATCGGCGTGAGCATTTAAAATGCAACGACCAACAACAAGAAATACCAGGAATTCTTTATAAACAACTTTCCTAATATATCACCTACAACTTTTACTGAGTGAATCACAAATGGAAAATACACAAGGTAGCAACAACATCAAGAATCCTAATTCAAAGTACGAAAACGACGGTATCATAAGAACTTCTTTACAACGAGAGTTAATCTCTTATACTTTGATTACTGTATTCATAAAAGATCATCAAACATGACGGTGCTCAAAAGCAAGTACCTCTAAACAAAATAAGCACTCAATGCATTATCAAAATAGTCAATATCAATACACTTACAAGCACAGCTTACTAGCGCATGACCTCCCTACTATGAAAGGCCAATAACATGGTGTAGACTAAGAGCTTCATTTTTCAAAATGAACATAACATACGGCTAGATGAACACATTCATATCAATTATGGCAATCAAATTACCAGATAGATAACAAAGCCATAGCACTGGATTTGAATAACGCTAACATCCAATTAAAGCTATAACCAGCAAATGACAGAAAGACGAGCAAGTTACCATCCAGCCAATCAATTCTTCTCGTGCCTTCTATGCTTCCTGCTCCTCTCCTCGGatcgcttcttctccttcctgcCTCGCAGCTCTTCTTCAGAATCCGATCCACTGATTTCAGAGTCACTCAATGAAGCCgctttcttcttcctccggcGCTCATTATGCCTGCTAGACCTCTTACGATCATCCGACGACTCATCACTTTTATCAGAATCACTCTCCGATGCATCCTTCCGCCTGTTCGTTCGATTATGGCGTGAATGCCTATCTGGTTCTCCTTCTGAATCATCCTCATCAGAGTCCTTCCTCTTGTGATGGCTCCGCCGCCTCTTCTTTTCCCTCCTGCTCTTCCTATGCTTCTTTTCATAATTATagtcgtcgtcatcatcatctgAATCCCTGcgccttctcctcttctccatTCTCCTCGCTTCATCCTCGCTATCGATCTCATCATCGTTCTTGTTCAAGCTCTTCCCGCTCCTCCTATGCCTCGATCGACCCTTCCTCCTACGGCTCCCCTCCTTCTCATCATCcgatctctcctctctccccctcGCCGCAGAAGCGGAGCTCCTCTTGCTCTTCTTACCGTAGCGAGCAGCGATGATCTTCTCCATCTCCGGATCCACATCTGAATCCGAGCTCTcgctctcttcctcctcctcctccgactcGTCGCTCTCCCCCGCCTCCTTCAACCCGCTCGCCTTCTTGATCCTGTCGAAGGCGGCGTTCGCGGCGTGGATCGCGGCGCCCTCGTCCCTCTCGTCCTGTTGGTCCTTCACGCTGAGGAAGTTGCGGCACTGGAAGGTCAGGTGGCCAACGCGGCCGCACTTCTTGCAGGCGCCGCGCGCCTCGTCGGCGCTGGAGCCGGTGatgcgggcgagggcgaggaggcCCTGGAAGCTGGCGTAGGCGTTCTCGCCGCCGTCCCCACCACCACCGCCTCCCCCGCCACCGCCGAcgccactgccgccgccgccgccgccgccgcggggggCGGAGGAGGGCTTGGAGGGGTCGGGCTTGTCCTTGTTGGTGGGGGCGTAGGGGTCGTAGCCGATCGCGCTCTGCCATATGCCGTGCGTCTGGAGCGCCGCGCTGCTGTGGACGCGGTTGTTCGCGGGCATGCGAACCCTCCCCGCCGTCGCCGGCATCTTCGCTCAAGAtcgtcggagaagaagaagacgaagaagggGAGGATCGCTAGGGTTTCTTCGAGAGAAAAAGGGCGAAGAGGCAGAGGAGATCGTTCGAATCGATCGATCggtttcttttatatattatttttaatttttaatggcgGTGTGGATGCGACGCGGAATTATTGGGTCGATCGATCTCAACCATCCGTTTTCGACTGTTATGATCCGCAGCGTCCCTTGGGGTCCACGTGCGTTGCACGTGATCGAAGCTCCCAACAATTAGGTTCCGTTCGCGGATCTTATCCACGCGATCCGCGAACGGACCCAATCCTTTTGGGACGAATTTCGCTCTCCACAAATCAATTCACAATCCatccatcaaaatattaatatgaATATGACTTCAATTgatttataaaagttttaaattaatcTTAATAAATATAGACAAATTTGTTAATTCGGATTTCCCATTATTTGTATTTTCCACGCATATCTATCTATCCACACAAGaacgaagaaagaaaaaagaaaaaagaaaaaaaaccttgCTAATCTATTTTATGAGTGACCAACAAAATTCAATCCGACGGACCAACCTCGTTCATTCCAAACAAAAAAGTTTAAGCCCTAATAAAGATTCACGAAATTACTTAGATTCACATTATCCCATCAAATCCTTACCTTATTCTAGTATTCAAAACATTCATCAGGATGAATGGAACACTTCTTTCATCGACTAATGAGAAATTGTCTATAATTTACCAAAGAAACAGGAATTGCTGCtcaaa is a genomic window of Ananas comosus cultivar F153 linkage group 13, ASM154086v1, whole genome shotgun sequence containing:
- the LOC109719516 gene encoding CAX-interacting protein 4 encodes the protein MPATAGRVRMPANNRVHSSAALQTHGIWQSAIGYDPYAPTNKDKPDPSKPSSAPRGGGGGGGSGVGGGGGGGGGGDGGENAYASFQGLLALARITGSSADEARGACKKCGRVGHLTFQCRNFLSVKDQQDERDEGAAIHAANAAFDRIKKASGLKEAGESDESEEEEEESESSDSDVDPEMEKIIAARYGKKSKRSSASAARGREERSDDEKEGSRRRKGRSRHRRSGKSLNKNDDEIDSEDEARRMEKRRRRRDSDDDDDDYNYEKKHRKSRREKKRRRSHHKRKDSDEDDSEGEPDRHSRHNRTNRRKDASESDSDKSDESSDDRKRSSRHNERRRKKKAASLSDSEISGSDSEEELRGRKEKKRSEERSRKHRRHEKN